The following DNA comes from bacterium.
TCAAGAGTACGATAAATTCGATTGTCACCGGCAATAAATCCGGTCGATTCATTGATAAAAGAAACCGCAGTCAGGTCGCGATTGCTGACACTATCCGGAGTCAGCCAGGTACCACCGCCATCCGTTGTTCTGGTCACGGATCCGCGCAGGCTGATTACCACTCCATGCCCCTGACTATTAAAGTGCGCATCTGTAAAAACATTACCTGCAGGAATCGGATTTTGCCAATACCATTGCGATTGCGCCGATAAAGAATTGACAATGATGATACTTGCCAATATTGTAATGAATCTGAATATCATTAAAATTAAATGGTGATTTCGTTGTTTTTTTCGGGGCAAGGATAGGATTTCCGGATGCCAACTGCAAGAGGTTTTTAAAAAAGTTTTATATCAAACATTTTTTTCAATCAGCTTTCAGACTTTTAATGATATTTTTGATCGGTTCATCATCCCCATCTTCGTAGCCTGTACGAACGTATTGGATAATGCCATCTTCGCCGATAATAACGAGAGTTGGTAATATTATGGCGCCGGTTGAATCCGACGGGCAATATTTTTTGGCCACAACTCCATAGTGATCCAGAAGTATCGGGAGCCAATATCCTTGATCTGATGTAATTTTTTTGACGAACTCTTCTTTTTCACCGGTATTGATCAGAATTATTTCATACTCCTTACCGGGATATTGTTGCCTAAGTTTTTGTAGCTCCGGAATTTCTTTACGACATGGAGCACACCAAGATGCAAAGAAGCTTATGATCAAAACCCGGCGCGGCAATGGTTTGAGTTCACGCGGTATGCCGACATAGTCGCGCAAAAAAAATTTATCACCGTCTAGTGTGGGCAAGTAAAATGATGGCGCGGAATCGCCTTTCTGAATCGGCGTTATCTTTTTTTCCTGAGATTTCGCCGTGTTATGAAAGCATAGCAGGACCAAACTTATAAGCAAAATATTCATCTTCACACGTCCTCTGATAAATCCGTCCGCGAGTGTAGTAATATTTAATCAGTA
Coding sequences within:
- a CDS encoding TlpA family protein disulfide reductase; its protein translation is MNILLISLVLLCFHNTAKSQEKKITPIQKGDSAPSFYLPTLDGDKFFLRDYVGIPRELKPLPRRVLIISFFASWCAPCRKEIPELQKLRQQYPGKEYEIILINTGEKEEFVKKITSDQGYWLPILLDHYGVVAKKYCPSDSTGAIILPTLVIIGEDGIIQYVRTGYEDGDDEPIKNIIKSLKAD